The following are from one region of the Acidimicrobiales bacterium genome:
- a CDS encoding zinc ABC transporter substrate-binding protein → MAKVKEDKRRRWGARSLMGAGAALLVVAAAAAGCGSGSSASTGSSSGKIQVAAAENFWGSIASQLGGNKVAVTSIITNPDTDPHTYQPTASDGRAIAAAQMVMYNGIGYDPWAPKLVAANSGSHPTVLNV, encoded by the coding sequence ATGGCCAAGGTCAAGGAGGACAAGCGTCGGCGCTGGGGCGCCCGCTCACTGATGGGAGCGGGCGCGGCGTTGTTGGTGGTGGCCGCGGCGGCCGCAGGGTGCGGCTCGGGATCGTCGGCCAGCACCGGCTCCAGTAGCGGCAAGATCCAGGTGGCCGCGGCCGAGAACTTCTGGGGATCGATCGCCTCCCAGCTGGGGGGCAACAAGGTGGCGGTGACGAGCATCATCACCAATCCCGACACCGACCCACACACGTACCAGCCGACCGCCAGCGACGGGCGAGCCATCGCCGCGGCGCAGATGGTCATGTACAACGGCATCGGCTACGACCCCTGGGCGCCCAAGCTGGTCGCCGCCAACTCCGGTAGCCATCCCACCGTTCTCAACGT